A single window of Methylocella tundrae DNA harbors:
- a CDS encoding SDR family oxidoreductase — translation MPTIEHDARHNRVALVTGASRGLGRNTALSLASKGVDVIITYHSNRDEAKSVVSAIEAFGQKAAALQLDTGDSASFDGFAAQLAKTLRESFGVERFDYLVNNAGIGLHAAFAQTTEADFDRLINVNLKGVFFLTQKLLPLIADGGRIVNLSSGLARFTLPGLSAYAATKGAIEVLTRYLAKELGARGIAVNTVAPGAIETDFSGGLVRDNPEANRSVASQTALGRAGLPDDIGPMIASLLSDDNRWVNGQRIEVSGGAYL, via the coding sequence ATGCCGACCATCGAACATGACGCCCGCCACAACAGAGTAGCGCTCGTGACCGGCGCCAGCCGCGGCCTTGGCCGCAATACCGCGCTGAGCCTCGCCAGCAAAGGCGTCGACGTCATCATCACCTATCACTCCAACCGGGATGAGGCGAAGTCCGTCGTTTCGGCGATCGAGGCCTTCGGCCAAAAGGCCGCCGCCTTGCAGCTCGACACCGGCGACAGCGCGTCTTTCGACGGCTTTGCCGCGCAGCTGGCGAAGACACTGAGGGAAAGCTTCGGCGTCGAAAGGTTCGATTATCTCGTTAATAACGCGGGAATCGGCCTCCATGCCGCCTTCGCGCAGACGACGGAGGCTGATTTCGACAGGCTGATCAACGTCAATCTCAAGGGCGTGTTTTTCCTGACGCAGAAGCTGCTGCCGCTCATCGCCGACGGCGGGCGCATCGTGAATCTTTCCTCGGGCCTGGCCCGCTTCACCCTGCCCGGCCTCTCGGCCTATGCCGCGACAAAGGGCGCCATCGAAGTGCTGACCCGTTATCTCGCAAAGGAGCTCGGCGCGCGCGGCATTGCCGTCAACACGGTTGCGCCGGGTGCGATCGAGACCGACTTTAGCGGCGGCTTGGTGCGCGACAACCCCGAGGCCAATCGAAGCGTCGCCTCGCAGACGGCGCTCGGACGGGCCGGCTTGCCGGACGACATCGGGCCGATGATCGCCTCGCTGCTGTCTGATGATAACCGCTGGGTGAACGGGCAGCGCATCGAGGTGTCCGGCGGCGCCTATCTCTGA
- a CDS encoding AraC family transcriptional regulator produces MSSALRDAVLAYTDTRASSGAFYATGVEALMLMRSDRPTSPRHALYKPALCINVQGAKQVMLGDEVFDYGELQYLVVSLDLPILGRVTHAAPGKPFLAMVIEIDVNLMREVMEQFAEPADPIAATDRSLGVFVGDFGPPLIDCALRLMRLLKTPHAIPALYPSIMRELYYWLLTGPDGAAIRRLTLPDSHTQRIARAIHVMRKEFASPVRIERLAAVAHMSPSSFHHHFKAMTSLTPLQYQKQLRLLEARRLMLAEAANATSAAYRVGYESASQFSREYARMFGAPPRRDAVELRSPPA; encoded by the coding sequence ATGTCGTCAGCCTTGAGGGACGCCGTTCTCGCCTATACCGACACGCGTGCGAGCAGCGGCGCGTTTTACGCAACTGGCGTCGAAGCGCTGATGCTGATGCGATCCGATCGGCCGACTTCGCCTCGGCACGCGCTCTATAAGCCGGCGTTATGCATTAACGTGCAGGGCGCCAAGCAGGTCATGCTCGGCGATGAGGTTTTTGACTATGGCGAGCTGCAATATCTGGTGGTCAGCCTGGATTTACCCATTCTCGGGAGGGTGACGCACGCGGCCCCGGGCAAACCTTTCCTTGCCATGGTCATCGAGATCGACGTCAATCTCATGCGCGAGGTCATGGAGCAGTTCGCCGAGCCGGCAGATCCAATCGCCGCGACTGACCGAAGCCTTGGCGTCTTCGTCGGCGACTTCGGGCCGCCGCTGATCGACTGCGCATTGCGATTGATGCGCCTGCTGAAGACGCCGCACGCCATCCCGGCGCTCTATCCCTCGATCATGCGGGAATTGTATTATTGGCTGCTGACCGGCCCTGACGGGGCGGCAATCCGGCGCCTGACGCTGCCCGATAGCCATACCCAACGCATCGCCAGGGCAATCCATGTCATGCGGAAAGAATTCGCAAGCCCGGTGCGCATCGAGCGCCTTGCCGCCGTCGCGCATATGAGCCCGTCGTCTTTCCACCACCATTTCAAGGCGATGACCTCGCTGACGCCGCTGCAATATCAAAAACAGTTAAGGCTGCTCGAAGCCCGCCGCCTCATGCTGGCGGAGGCCGCCAATGCGACGAGCGCCGCCTATCGGGTCGGCTATGAGAGCGCCTCGCAATTCAGCCGGGAATATGCGCGCATGTTCGGCGCCCCTCCGAGGCGCGACGCCGTCGAATTGCGCTCCCCTCCCGCGTAA
- the ppdK gene encoding pyruvate, phosphate dikinase, which translates to MRDLLGGKGANLAEMANLGLPVPPGFTITTEVCTYFYKNGKSYPPELEADVNAALEATGAIAGHVFGDPVNPLLVSVRSGARASMPGMMDTVLNLGLNDVTVEALAQSSGNARFAYDSYRRFIQMYSNVVLNIDHHEFETILDSFKDRKDATLDTDLDAADWKEVIADYKAKVAEMLAEPFPQDPKAQLWGAIGAVFGSWMNPRAETYRRLNGIPASWGTAVNVQAMVFGNMGETSATGVAFTRDPSTGENLLYGEFLINAQGEDVVAGIRTPQNITEAARIAARSEKPSMEAALPEAFAEFRRTTALLEKHYRDMQDIEFTVENGKLWMLQTRSGKRTSKASLRIAVEMANEGLITREEAIARIDPAALDQLLHPTIDPKAERKIVATGLPASPGAASGEIVFSSEDAETAKAAGKAVILVRIETSPDDIHGMNVAEGILTTRGGMTSHAAVVARGMGKPCVSGAGTIRIDYKTEKMTAAGVEFSKGDIITIDGAAGQVLQGEIAMQKPELSGEFQALMGWADAIRRMAVRANAETPQDARIARQFGAEGIGLCRTEHMFFEGDRIIAVREMILADDEAGRRKALAKLLPMQRSDFAELFEIMSGLPVTIRLLDPPLHEFLPQSDEEIAEVAASMGVSADALKRRAAELHEFNPMLGFRGCRLAIAFPEIAEMQARAIFEGAIAAGKQTGRVVTPEIMVPLVIAKAEFDLVRATIDQMAQTVAKETGETIPYHVGTMIELPRACLRAAEIAETAEFFSFGTNDLTQTGLGISRDDAASFLGRYTAKGILPADPFVTIDQDGVGELVEIAAERGRKTRPDIKLGICGEHGGDPHSIAFCEKIGLSYVSCSPFRVPIARLAAAQAALAKKGD; encoded by the coding sequence ATGCGCGACCTTCTCGGCGGCAAGGGCGCAAACCTCGCCGAGATGGCCAATCTCGGCCTTCCCGTGCCCCCCGGCTTCACCATTACGACGGAAGTCTGCACCTATTTCTACAAGAACGGGAAGAGCTACCCGCCCGAACTCGAAGCCGATGTGAACGCGGCGCTCGAGGCGACCGGCGCCATCGCTGGCCATGTCTTTGGAGATCCGGTCAATCCGCTGCTCGTTTCGGTCCGCTCCGGGGCGAGGGCCTCCATGCCGGGCATGATGGACACCGTGCTGAACCTCGGCCTCAACGACGTCACCGTCGAGGCGCTGGCGCAGAGTTCGGGCAATGCGCGTTTCGCCTATGATTCCTATCGCCGCTTCATCCAGATGTATTCGAATGTCGTGCTCAATATCGATCACCACGAATTCGAGACGATCCTCGATAGCTTCAAGGACCGCAAGGACGCGACGCTCGACACGGATCTCGATGCGGCGGACTGGAAGGAAGTGATCGCCGATTATAAGGCGAAGGTCGCCGAAATGCTGGCCGAGCCCTTCCCGCAGGACCCGAAAGCGCAGCTTTGGGGCGCGATCGGCGCCGTCTTCGGCTCCTGGATGAATCCCCGCGCCGAAACATACCGGCGGTTGAACGGCATTCCCGCGAGCTGGGGCACCGCCGTCAATGTGCAGGCGATGGTTTTCGGCAATATGGGCGAGACCTCCGCGACGGGCGTCGCCTTCACCCGCGATCCCTCGACGGGCGAGAACCTGCTCTACGGCGAATTTCTCATCAACGCGCAAGGGGAGGATGTCGTCGCTGGCATCCGCACGCCGCAGAACATCACCGAGGCCGCGCGCATCGCGGCCCGTTCGGAGAAGCCCTCGATGGAGGCGGCGCTGCCGGAGGCCTTCGCCGAATTCCGGCGCACCACCGCCCTGCTTGAAAAGCACTACCGCGACATGCAGGACATAGAGTTCACCGTCGAGAACGGCAAACTCTGGATGCTGCAGACGCGCTCCGGCAAACGCACCTCCAAGGCCTCGCTGCGCATCGCCGTCGAAATGGCCAATGAGGGGCTGATCACCCGCGAAGAAGCGATCGCGCGCATCGATCCGGCCGCGCTCGACCAGTTGCTCCATCCGACGATTGACCCAAAGGCCGAGCGCAAAATCGTCGCGACCGGCCTGCCGGCTTCGCCGGGCGCTGCGAGCGGCGAGATCGTCTTCAGTTCCGAAGACGCCGAGACGGCGAAGGCCGCGGGCAAAGCCGTGATCCTCGTACGCATAGAGACGAGCCCGGACGACATTCACGGCATGAATGTCGCCGAGGGCATTCTGACGACGCGCGGCGGCATGACCTCCCATGCGGCCGTGGTGGCGCGCGGCATGGGCAAGCCCTGCGTCTCCGGCGCCGGAACAATCCGCATCGATTACAAGACCGAGAAGATGACGGCGGCCGGCGTCGAGTTCTCGAAAGGCGACATCATCACGATCGACGGAGCGGCGGGCCAGGTGCTCCAGGGCGAAATCGCCATGCAAAAACCCGAGCTCTCCGGCGAATTTCAGGCGCTGATGGGCTGGGCCGACGCGATCCGCCGGATGGCCGTGCGCGCCAACGCAGAGACGCCGCAGGACGCCCGGATTGCGCGCCAGTTCGGCGCCGAAGGCATCGGGCTCTGCCGGACGGAGCATATGTTCTTCGAGGGCGACCGCATCATCGCGGTGCGCGAGATGATCCTCGCCGATGATGAGGCCGGACGGCGCAAGGCTTTGGCCAAGCTTTTGCCGATGCAGCGCAGCGATTTCGCCGAGCTGTTCGAGATCATGTCCGGCCTGCCGGTGACGATCCGCCTGCTCGATCCGCCGCTGCACGAGTTTCTGCCGCAATCGGACGAAGAGATCGCAGAGGTCGCCGCGTCAATGGGCGTCTCAGCCGACGCCCTCAAGCGCCGGGCCGCCGAATTGCATGAATTCAATCCGATGCTCGGCTTTCGCGGCTGCCGGCTGGCGATCGCCTTCCCCGAGATCGCCGAAATGCAGGCGCGCGCGATCTTCGAGGGCGCCATCGCCGCCGGAAAGCAGACCGGCAGAGTCGTGACGCCCGAGATCATGGTGCCGCTCGTCATCGCCAAGGCCGAATTTGATCTGGTGCGGGCGACGATCGACCAAATGGCGCAGACGGTGGCGAAAGAGACGGGGGAAACCATCCCCTACCATGTCGGCACGATGATCGAGCTGCCCCGCGCGTGCCTGCGCGCCGCCGAAATCGCCGAGACGGCGGAGTTCTTCTCCTTCGGCACCAATGACCTCACCCAGACGGGCCTTGGCATTTCGCGCGACGACGCCGCCTCATTCCTTGGGCGCTACACGGCGAAAGGCATCCTGCCGGCTGATCCCTTCGTCACGATCGATCAGGACGGCGTCGGCGAACTCGTCGAAATCGCCGCCGAGCGCGGACGCAAAACCCGGCCCGACATCAAGCTCGGCATTTGCGGCGAACATGGCGGCGATCCGCATTCGATCGCCTTCTGCGAGAAAATCGGCCTCAGCTATGTGTCCTGCTCACCCTTCCGCGTGCCGATCGCAAGGTTGGCCGCGGCGCAGGCGGCGCTGGCCAAAAAGGGCGATTGA
- a CDS encoding ATP-binding protein: MKVQIERPYIEAMIGEFPDLAALKEQLRFGDRVEVAFSQLSDAQIGLLGELYRKAGPDMQIRAAQLSTLRQTLNDKGVRFGPNDLEMVLPAIVRYLLADAIRGWVFTANVATKPLPYVITRLDYTPASNEEAGRLFIELKANAKGAVAVNTVRVSSNDIDGKTIGEIFAAKGFLKETPELIAAYDETIDRYFDWRARYGGQFSARGTGFYAEDPNSSHREMDWSRKDIVVLSTTGSPARLVNDESILTNRALTLDVPGEILTPYLRKASKSSKFDAEDEVKELQDALPAGLFTKIPVHGFVLMFHLELHHYIWVHVDDMEPYEYKPALKQKLVLPPEQTDLIDILTAEMDVLMDDIVAGKSGGTTVLCAGPPGVGKTLTAEVYSEIIRRPLYRVHSGQLGLNVAAMESALKEVLTRAQRWGAVMLIDEADVYIKKRDNDMTMNAVVGVFLRVLEYFNGLLFLTTNRIDDIDEAIVSRCIALIKYYPPDTDARRKIWRVMVDQFALDVDDELIARLVDLFPAATGRDIKGLAKLVGKFCHQKREKPSLEAFRRCSIFRGMDMMEASAA; this comes from the coding sequence ATGAAAGTCCAGATTGAGCGGCCTTATATCGAAGCGATGATCGGCGAGTTTCCCGACCTCGCCGCCCTCAAGGAGCAGTTGCGCTTCGGCGACAGGGTCGAAGTGGCGTTCAGCCAATTGTCCGACGCCCAGATTGGCCTCCTTGGCGAGCTTTACCGCAAGGCGGGCCCGGACATGCAGATCCGCGCGGCGCAATTGTCGACGTTGCGCCAGACCCTCAATGACAAGGGCGTGCGCTTCGGTCCGAACGATCTCGAAATGGTGCTCCCCGCGATCGTCCGCTATCTGCTCGCCGACGCTATTCGCGGATGGGTGTTCACGGCGAATGTCGCGACCAAGCCCTTGCCTTACGTGATAACGCGGCTTGACTATACGCCGGCTTCGAATGAGGAAGCCGGCAGGCTCTTTATCGAACTGAAGGCCAACGCCAAAGGCGCGGTGGCGGTCAATACCGTGCGCGTGAGCAGCAATGACATCGACGGCAAGACCATTGGGGAAATCTTCGCGGCGAAGGGCTTTCTGAAGGAAACGCCGGAACTGATCGCCGCTTACGACGAGACGATTGATCGCTATTTCGACTGGCGCGCCCGGTACGGCGGACAATTTTCGGCGCGCGGCACGGGGTTTTATGCGGAGGATCCGAATTCCTCGCATCGCGAGATGGATTGGTCGCGCAAGGACATTGTGGTGTTGTCAACCACCGGGTCGCCGGCCCGGCTGGTCAATGACGAAAGCATTTTGACCAATCGCGCCCTCACTCTCGACGTTCCGGGCGAAATCCTGACGCCCTATCTGCGCAAGGCTTCAAAGAGCAGCAAGTTCGACGCCGAAGACGAGGTCAAGGAGTTGCAGGACGCATTGCCGGCGGGGCTGTTCACCAAGATCCCGGTGCATGGCTTTGTGCTGATGTTTCATCTCGAACTGCATCATTACATCTGGGTCCATGTGGACGACATGGAGCCCTATGAATACAAGCCCGCCCTGAAGCAGAAGCTCGTTCTGCCGCCCGAACAAACCGATCTCATCGACATACTGACCGCCGAAATGGATGTGCTGATGGACGATATCGTGGCGGGAAAATCAGGCGGCACCACGGTGTTGTGCGCCGGCCCGCCCGGCGTCGGCAAGACCCTGACCGCGGAGGTCTATTCGGAGATCATCAGGCGTCCGCTCTACCGCGTCCACTCAGGCCAGCTCGGCCTCAATGTGGCGGCCATGGAAAGCGCCCTCAAGGAGGTGTTGACGCGCGCGCAGCGCTGGGGCGCCGTGATGCTGATCGACGAGGCCGACGTCTACATCAAGAAACGCGACAACGACATGACCATGAACGCGGTGGTCGGCGTCTTTCTGAGGGTGCTGGAATATTTCAACGGGCTGTTGTTTCTGACCACCAACCGCATCGACGATATCGACGAGGCGATTGTTTCCCGTTGCATCGCCCTCATCAAATATTATCCGCCGGACACGGATGCTCGGCGCAAGATCTGGCGCGTGATGGTCGACCAGTTCGCACTCGACGTCGACGATGAGCTGATCGCGCGGCTGGTTGATCTTTTTCCGGCGGCGACGGGGCGCGACATCAAGGGCCTCGCCAAGCTGGTCGGAAAATTCTGTCATCAAAAGAGGGAAAAGCCGTCGCTCGAAGCCTTCCGGCGCTGCTCCATCTTTCGCGGCATGGACATGATGGAGGCGTCGGCCGCCTGA
- a CDS encoding acetyl-CoA hydrolase/transferase family protein, translating to MTAEDAAALIGSGATVGMSGFTGSGYPKAVPLALAARIEAEHKAGNPFRLRIWTGASTGPELDGALARVDGIELRLPYNSDPIAREKINRGEMEYFDMHLSQVAPMAWQGFLGPLDTAVIEVTGIRPDGSLIPSSSVGNNKTWLDRARQVILEVNRWQNPALDGMHDIYYGTALPPNRVPIPLIRTDDRIGQPYLQCDPDKIVAIVETDAPDRNLPFSAPDEAARSIAGHLIEFFRHEVAKGRLPQSLLPLQSGVGNIANAVLSGLLDSPFENLTAYTEVIQDGMLDLLAAGKLRVASATAFSLSPEAAASLNDNMADFRDKMILRPQEISNHPELIRRLGCLAMNGLIEADIYGAVNSTHVMGSRIQNGIGGSGDFARNAFVSIFMTPSTAKGGKISAIVPQCSHVDHITQDVQVIVTEQGLADLRGLSPKQRAELIIAKCAHPAYRPALEDYYRRAKKGSYGQQSPSLPGEALSWHQRFIETGSMLL from the coding sequence ATGACGGCGGAGGACGCGGCCGCGCTGATTGGCTCTGGCGCAACTGTCGGCATGAGCGGCTTTACGGGGTCCGGCTATCCGAAGGCCGTGCCGCTGGCGCTCGCCGCCCGCATCGAGGCGGAGCATAAGGCCGGCAATCCATTTCGCCTGCGCATCTGGACCGGCGCCTCCACCGGCCCCGAACTCGATGGCGCGCTCGCTCGCGTTGACGGCATCGAGCTGCGGCTGCCCTATAATTCCGATCCGATCGCCCGCGAAAAGATCAATCGCGGCGAGATGGAATATTTCGACATGCATCTCAGCCAGGTCGCGCCGATGGCGTGGCAGGGCTTCCTTGGTCCGCTCGACACGGCGGTGATCGAGGTCACCGGCATCCGGCCGGACGGGTCGTTGATTCCCTCTTCGTCCGTCGGCAACAACAAGACATGGCTCGACCGGGCGCGGCAGGTCATCCTTGAAGTCAATCGCTGGCAAAATCCCGCGCTCGACGGCATGCATGATATTTATTATGGCACCGCGCTGCCGCCGAACCGCGTGCCGATCCCGCTCATTCGCACGGACGATCGCATCGGTCAGCCTTATCTGCAATGCGACCCCGACAAGATCGTCGCCATCGTCGAAACCGATGCGCCTGATCGCAACCTGCCCTTCTCGGCGCCCGACGAAGCGGCGCGCAGCATCGCCGGACACCTCATCGAATTCTTCCGGCATGAGGTGGCGAAGGGCCGGTTGCCGCAGTCGCTGCTGCCGCTCCAGTCGGGCGTCGGCAATATCGCCAACGCCGTATTGAGCGGGCTGCTCGACTCGCCGTTCGAGAACCTGACGGCCTATACAGAAGTCATCCAGGACGGCATGCTGGACTTGCTGGCCGCCGGAAAGCTGCGCGTCGCTTCGGCCACAGCCTTCTCGCTGAGCCCGGAGGCGGCCGCCTCGCTCAACGACAATATGGCGGACTTCCGCGACAAGATGATTTTGCGCCCGCAAGAGATCAGCAACCACCCGGAACTGATCCGCCGTCTCGGCTGCCTCGCGATGAACGGATTGATCGAGGCCGATATTTATGGCGCCGTCAACTCCACGCATGTGATGGGATCGCGCATACAGAACGGCATCGGCGGCTCCGGCGATTTCGCGCGCAACGCTTTCGTGTCGATCTTCATGACGCCATCAACCGCGAAGGGCGGCAAAATCTCGGCGATCGTGCCGCAATGCTCGCATGTCGATCATATCACGCAGGACGTGCAGGTCATTGTGACCGAGCAGGGCCTTGCCGATCTTCGCGGCCTTTCGCCGAAGCAGCGCGCCGAACTCATCATCGCAAAATGCGCTCATCCCGCTTACCGGCCGGCGCTCGAAGATTATTATCGGCGCGCGAAGAAAGGCTCCTACGGCCAGCAATCGCCTTCGCTGCCGGGCGAGGCGCTGTCCTGGCACCAGCGCTTCATCGAGACAGGCTCGATGCTGCTCTGA
- a CDS encoding F0F1 ATP synthase subunit gamma, translated as MTERLAEISARIEGMRQLGAVVNAMRGIAAARAQQARRQLLAVDSYAATIAAAIGRVVALAPPPASIARASGRPALVLFCAEQGFAGAFSERVFDAAGADLSASDLFLIGSRGATLGAERGVNAGWKSAMPAHTDGIPKLADCITEALYGKIATAEIDRLDAVFSQWRPGGGVHVERRRLFPMDLSVFPPPRDRNCPLLNLPATTLLSGLTADYMHAQLCNAALHAFAAENEARMEAMASARRQIERQLAALQARQRLVRQDEITAEIIELAAGETAMSDVFAAPRAAARKAKREGGEADRG; from the coding sequence ATGACCGAACGGCTCGCCGAAATCAGCGCCCGTATCGAGGGCATGCGCCAGCTCGGCGCCGTGGTCAATGCGATGCGCGGCATCGCCGCGGCGCGCGCGCAGCAGGCCCGCCGCCAATTGCTTGCCGTCGACAGCTATGCGGCGACCATCGCCGCCGCGATCGGCCGCGTCGTCGCGTTGGCGCCGCCGCCGGCGTCAATCGCGCGCGCATCGGGCCGGCCAGCGCTCGTGCTGTTTTGCGCGGAACAGGGATTTGCCGGCGCCTTTAGCGAGCGCGTATTCGACGCCGCGGGCGCTGATCTTTCGGCCTCCGACCTTTTTCTGATCGGCTCGCGCGGCGCGACCCTCGGCGCTGAACGAGGCGTCAACGCCGGCTGGAAAAGCGCCATGCCCGCGCATACCGACGGCATCCCGAAACTTGCGGACTGCATCACCGAGGCGCTCTACGGAAAGATCGCGACGGCAGAGATCGACCGGCTCGACGCCGTCTTCAGCCAATGGCGGCCGGGCGGCGGCGTGCATGTTGAACGGCGCCGCCTCTTTCCCATGGATTTGTCCGTATTTCCGCCACCCCGCGACAGGAACTGCCCCCTCCTCAACCTCCCCGCGACGACGCTTCTTTCCGGACTGACCGCGGATTACATGCATGCGCAGCTTTGCAACGCCGCGCTGCACGCCTTCGCGGCCGAGAACGAGGCGCGAATGGAGGCGATGGCTTCGGCGCGACGGCAGATCGAGCGCCAGCTTGCCGCATTGCAGGCGAGACAGCGCCTTGTACGTCAGGATGAGATCACAGCCGAGATCATCGAGCTCGCCGCCGGCGAAACAGCGATGTCCGACGTCTTCGCCGCGCCTCGCGCCGCAGCGCGCAAAGCCAAGCGTGAAGGCGGTGAAGCGGATCGAGGCTGA
- a CDS encoding F0F1 ATP synthase subunit alpha, with product MTTESDADAQADRWLEGASEKLGAAKLGPQADAIGRVEEVGDGIALISGLPNVGLDELLRFDKGQYGFAQVLERDRVGCVLLDEADAIEAGDAVRAGGDVVRVPVGPALLGRIIDPLGRPLDGKGPIAAEALEPIERPAPAIIDRDLVTEPVQTGLVVVDALFALGRGQRELIIGDRAIGKTTIAVDAIINQRTSDIICVYVAVGQKSSSVRRAIDAITASGAPERCIIVVAPPASSPGLQWIAPFAGFTMAEYFRDRGQHALIVIDDLSKHAATHREIALLTRQSPGREAYPGDVFYVHARLLERAAKLSKEKGGGSLTALPIAETDAGNLSAYIPTNLISITDGQIVLDAKLFHEGQKPAVDVGVSVSRVGGKTQARALREAAEMLRLDYAQFLELEMFTRFGGMPDTRVRAQLTRGARIRAILAQPQHAPLRLADEVALILSIQSGLLDKLPVAIVPAFRQGLADALGRGAPDAVRLIEETGTLDEAHKQALLQTLQHYVQSITPPVKAAGAP from the coding sequence ATGACAACAGAATCTGACGCCGATGCGCAAGCCGACCGCTGGCTCGAAGGCGCGAGCGAAAAACTCGGCGCCGCGAAGCTTGGCCCCCAAGCCGACGCGATCGGCCGCGTCGAGGAAGTCGGCGACGGCATCGCCCTCATCTCCGGCCTGCCCAACGTCGGCCTCGATGAGCTTTTGCGCTTCGACAAGGGGCAATATGGTTTCGCGCAGGTGCTCGAGCGCGATCGCGTCGGCTGCGTGCTGCTCGACGAAGCGGACGCCATCGAGGCGGGCGACGCCGTGCGCGCCGGCGGCGATGTCGTGCGCGTGCCGGTGGGGCCGGCGCTGCTTGGCCGCATCATTGATCCGCTCGGCCGGCCGCTCGACGGCAAGGGGCCGATCGCGGCCGAAGCGCTGGAGCCGATCGAGCGTCCCGCCCCCGCGATCATCGACCGCGATCTCGTGACCGAGCCGGTCCAGACCGGCCTCGTTGTCGTCGATGCGCTGTTTGCACTCGGGCGCGGGCAGCGCGAGCTCATCATCGGCGACCGCGCCATCGGCAAAACCACGATCGCGGTCGACGCGATCATCAATCAAAGGACGAGCGACATAATCTGCGTCTATGTCGCGGTCGGCCAGAAAAGTTCAAGCGTCCGCCGCGCTATTGACGCAATCACGGCGAGCGGAGCGCCGGAACGCTGCATCATCGTCGTCGCGCCGCCGGCAAGCTCGCCGGGGCTGCAATGGATCGCGCCGTTCGCCGGCTTCACAATGGCTGAATATTTCCGCGACCGCGGTCAGCATGCCCTGATCGTCATCGACGATCTGTCGAAACATGCGGCGACCCACCGCGAGATTGCGTTGCTGACGCGTCAGTCGCCGGGGCGCGAGGCCTATCCCGGCGACGTGTTCTATGTTCATGCGCGGCTGCTGGAGCGCGCGGCCAAGCTCTCCAAGGAAAAGGGCGGCGGCTCGCTGACGGCGCTGCCGATCGCGGAGACAGACGCGGGCAATCTCAGCGCCTATATCCCGACCAATCTCATCTCGATCACGGATGGTCAGATCGTGCTCGACGCGAAGCTCTTTCATGAAGGGCAGAAGCCGGCCGTCGACGTCGGCGTCAGCGTCAGCCGCGTCGGCGGCAAGACGCAGGCGCGCGCGCTGCGCGAAGCCGCCGAGATGCTGCGCCTCGACTACGCCCAGTTTCTCGAACTCGAGATGTTCACCCGCTTCGGCGGCATGCCCGACACGCGCGTGCGCGCCCAGCTGACGCGCGGCGCGCGCATCCGCGCCATTCTCGCACAGCCCCAGCACGCGCCGCTGCGGCTGGCAGACGAAGTCGCGCTGATCCTCTCCATTCAATCCGGCCTGCTGGACAAGCTTCCCGTAGCAATCGTCCCCGCGTTCCGGCAAGGCCTCGCCGATGCGCTCGGCCGCGGCGCGCCGGACGCCGTGCGGCTCATCGAGGAGACCGGGACGCTCGATGAAGCGCACAAGCAGGCGCTGCTGCAGACGCTGCAACATTATGTTCAGTCCATCACGCCGCCGGTGAAAGCGGCGGGCGCGCCATGA
- a CDS encoding F0F1 ATP synthase subunit delta, with the protein MTIDWWTLGLQTVNVLILVWLLGRFFWRPVAAIIEQRRAAAQQILAEAEAKRNEASAALADIEKTRAGFAQERETVLAAAHEEGERERAARLQAAATEAESQQAAARAAMQKEQALAEKAFADRASRLAVEIAGRLVARLDGAAARAAFLDWLLKEIRDLPDATRQAVAADGVTLEAISAAPLDPTEEERYRKLITEALGAQPRIVFRADPGLIAGLELRGPQLVVNNSWRSDLDRILADLTHDNRI; encoded by the coding sequence ATGACCATCGATTGGTGGACGCTTGGCCTCCAGACCGTCAACGTCCTTATTCTGGTCTGGCTGCTTGGGCGTTTCTTCTGGCGTCCGGTCGCGGCGATCATCGAACAGCGCCGCGCCGCCGCACAGCAAATTCTCGCGGAAGCCGAGGCAAAGCGCAATGAGGCGAGCGCGGCGCTCGCGGACATCGAAAAAACGCGCGCCGGCTTCGCGCAAGAACGCGAGACGGTCCTTGCCGCCGCGCACGAAGAGGGCGAGCGCGAGCGGGCGGCGCGCCTGCAGGCGGCAGCGACGGAGGCCGAATCCCAGCAGGCGGCGGCGCGCGCCGCGATGCAAAAAGAGCAGGCCCTGGCGGAAAAAGCATTCGCCGATCGAGCGAGCCGTCTAGCCGTCGAAATCGCCGGACGCCTTGTCGCGCGGCTCGATGGAGCAGCGGCGCGCGCCGCCTTTCTGGACTGGCTGCTGAAAGAGATTCGCGACCTGCCCGATGCAACTCGGCAGGCGGTCGCCGCCGATGGCGTGACGCTCGAGGCGATCAGCGCGGCGCCGCTCGACCCCACAGAGGAGGAGCGCTACCGCAAGCTGATCACGGAAGCGCTCGGCGCGCAGCCCCGGATCGTCTTCAGGGCGGACCCCGGTTTGATCGCAGGACTCGAACTGCGCGGCCCTCAACTCGTCGTCAACAATAGCTGGCGCTCCGACCTCGATCGCATTCTCGCGGATTTGACGCATGACAACAGAATCTGA